Sequence from the Dehalobacter sp. genome:
CCGTTGCACTGTGAACCTCTCCAATTAGCGGCAGAAGTTCCGCAGGGGCTTGTCCCAGCAAAAGAAGGGCTTTGTTCAGATTCACATTGTCAATCTTTTGCCCAGGCCCGATTGTTTCAGGGACTTCGATTCCGGTCAGCACTGGGTTGTCTTCCGCGGGCCAGGAATCATAAAACTTCAGAATGACGCCCTGAAGATCCACGACGACAACCCCGTCACCAGTTAAGATCATTGCGACCGGAACACGTTCCTGTACTTTGACCACCAGCGTTGCCGGCAGTTCTTTTTTTACCTGCACCTGATCAATCAGAGGGTGCAGCTTGACCTTCATCGCCAGGGCTTCGGTATCGGTCAAAAAAATATTCTCACCCTTTACTGTTCCCAAAAGCTGTAATACTTCATTCGCGGTGACATTGCTTAATCCTTCTGTCCTGACTTCCTTCACGTTAAAAAAATCCGATTTGGAAAACATATAAAATCCTACAGCAATGAGACAGATCAAAGCCGCTGCGTAGATCCAAAATGTATTTGATCTGGTTTGAGCCAAAATCTTCCTCTCCTGCTCTCGTTTTATCTATTTTACATTATCCGCCTGGCAAGGTGCAACACTATTGTTTGACAACCCGCTGTATTTTTGCTCCCAAAGCCCTGTATTTTTCCTCAAGATCTTCATAACCGCGGTCAATATGATCGATTCTCTCCAGAACCGTACCCTCTTCAGCAGCCAAAGCTGCCAAAAAGAGAGCCGCTCCAGCGCGCAAATCAGTTGCTTCCACAAATGCACCTTCGAGGTTGGGCCGGCCGTTAATAATTGCGGTTCTTCCCTCAACGGTAATCCTGGCACCCATCCGTCTCAACT
This genomic interval carries:
- a CDS encoding FtsQ-type POTRA domain-containing protein, with the protein product MAQTRSNTFWIYAAALICLIAVGFYMFSKSDFFNVKEVRTEGLSNVTANEVLQLLGTVKGENIFLTDTEALAMKVKLHPLIDQVQVKKELPATLVVKVQERVPVAMILTGDGVVVVDLQGVILKFYDSWPAEDNPVLTGIEVPETIGPGQKIDNVNLNKALLLLGQAPAELLPLIGEVHSATDGQISLYMTSGIEVKIGFDAEFTEKLKLLQELLNSEEYKTVEKAIKYIDLTAGKPVLGR